In the Oncorhynchus keta strain PuntledgeMale-10-30-2019 chromosome 14, Oket_V2, whole genome shotgun sequence genome, one interval contains:
- the si:dkey-88e18.2 gene encoding interleukin-12 subunit beta: MTLVPWLIMLLCVILPRVNGLTSFHELYIVDKGDNLVTLTCPTAFSGAMTWKYEGETEDLDKAQVQGRNLILNEVDWYGEYSCWDGDKKLGSIYLLEELKDPEEQDDYLISCQAKSYGCTFNCSWTHSEFTAVRLGLGHDCTDSQESCTWVYPTTSLQDGGLEFELTHSLSPYTEEAAPLVVTVEAITRQEYLRKTKRFYLNDIVQPDSPAGMKCQVMDQRLKVKVEPPATWNCPPSYFPLEHQIGYIFKDNGKEEHSMNPLIPRGVSKLRARSRDPLVPSPWSQWTPWKNVVTGGKKEEKCKEKRKGKDSICCKTGEKKRTKTKSRSAFTANE, encoded by the exons ATGACTCTCGTACCATGGCTCATCATGCTCCTCTGTGTTATTCTACCGAGAGTGAATGGTCTCACCTCCTTCCATgaactct ACATTGTTGATAAGGGGGACAATTTGGTGACTCTGACTTGTCCCACGGCATTCTCTGGAGCTATGACGTGGAAGTacgagggagagactgaggattTAGACAAAGCTCAGGTCCAAGGCCGTAACCTGATACTGAATGAGGTGGACTGGTATGGAGAATACAGCTGCTGGGATGGAGACAAGAAACTAGGCTCCATCTATCTACTGGAGGAGCTGAAGGACCCAGAGGAACaggacg atTATTTAATCAGCTGTCAGGCCAAGTCTTATGGCTGCACCTTTAACTGTAGCTGGACCCACAGTGAATTCACAGCTGTCCGTCTTGGGCTGGGCCATGACTG TACTGACAGCCAGGAATCTTGCACCTGGGTGTACCCAACGACCAGCCTCCAAGATGGAGGGTTGGAGTTTGAACTGACACATTCGCTTTCACCCTACACTGAGGAGGCCGCTCCCCTAGTGGTCACTGTTGAGGCCATCACCAGGCAGGAGTACCTCAGGAAGACTAAGAGGTTCTACCTAAACGACATTG TCCAGCCAGACAGTCCTGCAGGGATGAAGTGCCAGGTGATGGATCAGAGATTGAAGGTGAAAGTAGAACCGCCAGCCACCTGGAACTGTCCGCCCAGCTACTTCCCTCTGGAGCACCAGATAGGATACATTTTTAAAGACAACGGaaag GAGGAGCACTCTATGAATCCTCTCATACCGAGAGGGGTCAGTAAGCTGAGGGCCCGCTCCAGAGACCCCCTGGTCCCTTCCCCCTGGAGCCAGTGGACCCCCTGGAAAAAT GTGGTTACGGGAGGCAAAAAGGAGGAGAAATGCAAAGAAAAACGCAAAGGAAAAGATAGCATCTGCTGCAAGACTGGAGAAAAGAAGAGGACCAAGACTAAGTCGAGATCTGCATTCACTGCTAATGAATAA